The Drosophila yakuba strain Tai18E2 chromosome X, Prin_Dyak_Tai18E2_2.1, whole genome shotgun sequence DNA segment atttatttgattagtAAAGATAAGACTTCAACCatgatttgtttgtttccttCTAGTCGTATAGTATGTCTTTTATGTTGGCTGTTTCTGATCCTGGCCCTCGTCCTTGGCTACATCTGGTGGAAGCCAACGAAAGGAGGAACCAATGCAGACGTCCTGCCGGTCGTTCTCTGGCACGGAATGGGCGACACCTGCTGCGTGCCCTTCAGCCTGGGTTCCATTATGAGCCTGATTGTGGAGCAGACAAAGGGCGGCTATGTGCGATCCCTGGAGATCGGCGGCAATGTTGTGCTGGACTGGGAGAGCGGCTTCTTCATACATCCCAACGAGCAGGTGGAATACGTTTGCCAACAACTGCAGCTGGATGAGCGCCTGGCCAAGGGATACAACGCAATCGGATTCTCGCAGGGCGGCCAGTTCCTGCGCGCGGTGGCCCAACGATGTCCGAATCCGCCGATGAGAACCCTCATCACCCTCGGCGGGCAGCACCAGGGCATCTTCGGGCTGCCCATGTGCCCCACCCTGACCATACGCTCCTGTGACTACATAACCAGGCTGCTGGACGATGCCGCCTACACACCGTGAGTCTCCTTTACAATCTTTATCGTGAttctttcgaaatattggtccaatcatggaatgttatacctcgttgaattcgtaattaaatttccaatggaactgtgttcaaaaatggaagtggtattttaaaaaatttttctttcaatttttgaccatgataTTTGAGTTATTgctgaaaattgtatttctaAATAATAGAAATGAAGTCAGTTTTTATAGGATAAAAACCATTGATGGCTTGATTTAGCATACGGCAGCCAATTTTCTTTTTGAGAAGCTTGTTCACCAAACTTCAAGAGTTGTTTATGTTACTGCTAAATTCTTGGGATTCACATGCTTATTTATCCAACACCACCATATCGCCATCTCTTTCTTATCCGTGTACGTTCTCTCTTTTCTTGCATACGCCCAGTGAAGTCCAGAGTAAGTTGGTTCAGGCCACCTACTGGCACGATCCGATCATGGAGAACAAATACCGCCTGGGCAGCACATTTCTGGCGGACATTAACAATGAGCTCATCATCAACGAGTTCTACATTGAGAACCTACGCAAGCTGAAGAAGTAAGTTATATAGTTATAAAATTCATTTCGAGATATATCATCCATTGCATTGCAGATTTGTGATGGTGCAGTTCCTGAACGACACGATTGTGCAGCCGAAGGAATCCCAGTGGTTTCAATACTACACCAGCGGGCAGAACAAAGTCATCCAGCCCTTTACTGAAAGCAAAGTCTATGAGGATGTACGTACATAGTCTATCTATCACTTAACGTTCTAATATTATATGTACACTTTTTCTTATAGTTGGGATTGAACAAGATGCATCGACAAGGAAAACTTGTCTTTCTCGGCGTCGAAGGTGATCACTTGGCCATATCCAAAGCCTGGTTTATCCAAAACATAGTTCCTCTTTTACTCGAAAAGTGAGATGGTACCCAACAAGAACGTATTGTGACAAAATATAGCTTAAAGCCAAGATCCAGGTTAAACACATAATATAATGACTTTTTGATACTTTTATACATGTTTAATTAGATGTTTAATAAATTCAGTTTTGACATACAAAATGTGTTGGTTTGCTGTtcttgttttcatattttctcGCTTTCACTGTTTATCTAAATAACTTAAACGTTAGGATTACGTCTCTTGTAGATGTCTTAAGTAGTTGTGCCCGATATTTCTCTGAAATATTCAATGCAAGGCAACCGCGTGTTCCGACTAAAATGATTCCATACACGTAACCGTATCGTAAATACTccgtatatatatgtatatgtatgcttGTTAGGTATATAACGCTATGTACATGAggcaaataacaaaagcaGCTTACAGACAATCATAGACAGATAAAAGTTTACATATAGCAATAGTTTAGATAGGAGACACTTTCACAGGCGATTGGGCGGAGGAAATTGCGCGGAAGGATGGGAAAGGAAGGAAAGTCAGCAGCGGGAATTATGGATTATCGAGAGAGTACTCCCCAAGTCATATGGCAAGCACATCATAACTTGGACTTTGGATTGGTGTTGCGGGCAAAGAAGATTTCCGGATCCTTGTGCGGACGCTGGATCTCGCGATAATTGTTGACTATCTTTTTGGACTCATCTTTGGGACACGATTGCAAATTGCGAAACACCTGAACCTGCAAATCAATAAAGGTGCATTAAATATGTTTCAAATGTGAGAGAGTGATTCTCCAATTTCGGGGATCATCTTGGTAAGAAACACGCACCTGGCCGCGCGACACGTAGATGGGAGTGCGGTAAATGATCCAGGTGACACTTTCAAAGTACGGCGCCGTTGTCAGCGAGCCCTTGTACGTGTAATAATGTTTGCTCAGCTCCTGCAGTCCAATCCACGATAGGCAATCTAAAAATGCAGAGTATGTTAATATAATAGTCATTTTGAAAGCCAAACTTCACACGTACCGGAATCCAGCGATGCACTTGTGTGGATCTTCTGAACGATGCGGATGCCCTCGGTGATCTTCTTGAACTCGGGACAGTCCTTTTCGCCGCAGGCCTGTATGAAGAAAGCGACGACGGCCAGGCCATCGGGCTTGTTCTTGGCCTCCGCGAAATCCTTGTACTTTGAGTTGTAGTGGACGGCATGGGCCTCCATTGAGTACTTCATGCCCTCCAGCGTATGCTCGCAGCCGGATTCATCGCAGTCCGACCAGTGAAAATGCAGCTGCTCAAACACGTACATGTCCTGTTCCAGGGCACCTCCGATTATGTATGGTTGCTGCTTTCGCTTGCTGAAAGTGACCATTGCTGAGGTGCCTGTGTTCTGTACccgggccacgcccaccggcTCCCAGTGGCCATGGTACTCCAGTGGATCCACATCGTCGATGTGCTCGATGGCACGGTTGCTGATCTCAATTGGGGATTGTACGGGCATTGCTCTCTCCCAGATTCCTCCTCGAATTAAATTAtgctaaaaacaaaagaagtcCGAGATTAGAATGTATTCAAATATTTGATAATTGAGATGATCAAAGAGAAGTCCATTAACAACTTATAAAGAGAAGAGCCGAGATCATATTGCAATTGACTTTGCCATTGTCTCCCGTCTATGCACCTTTTTTCCAGTTTTGAACTCCTAATCCTAGCTCCTAGCACCGATTCCTAGCACCCAATTCGCACTGGCTACTCCTCCTCCGACGACGCCCTATGTGATGTGCGCTGCGTTCAGGTATTTCTTCTTCCGGAGCTTGTACACACGCCCGCGATCGTCGGCGCTGGCGTCCAAATGCTCGGCTGGTGACAGCAGCGCGGCTCGCGGTGGCGTTGGCGATGTCGACGTCGTGGTGGCGACTGCTCCGCTGGGCGCTCGCGTCTCGGAAAAGTTCTCTATGCCGGCGCCTCCAACGACCGACGCCTGCTCCTCCTCTTCAGGTCCACGGACTGCTTAAACCCACTTGGAAATGCACCTGTAAGAGGTAGAGAAATCGAGTTATTAGTTCGAGAGTCTTAGAAATGCAACTGCTTCTGCACAACGCGAATTCTTGAGCATCTTCCgttttttttgggtaattttttttttaaagaaaacttCAACTACATTATTTGTGCCATCTATAAGCCAGATATAACCAGCAATGTCAAGTGTTTAAAAGCGGTAATTTCCTGTAGCCAGCGGGAAACAGGAGTGGGCCATTCACGGCCACGGaatcaattaaatgtttagCGTTTCGATTCGCGTGCTGGGGAGTCGCCCCCTGGAAAATTGATACCGCCGCCAATGCACTTTCCACCGCCCAACCGCCTTTGATTAGCCATTTGTGTAATTGAAGGACGGATAAATGTCTTTATTTAATGCCAGAGCACCGCCTCTTTTGGCCACTGCTTAAATATTAAAGGCAGTGGAAGTTGTCATCTTGTTTGCACAATTTCCAATTGCCTCGTTATAAAGTAATTTTCATCTATTGATTTTCActttatttgccatttcaatAGGGCACAATCGAAGCGGGCTTTCGACTGCGAAGCGTTGACgcaattaaatattgattGGCAGGGAAATTCTTGCAATTGACGCATAAAAGAGTGTTAAAGACATCAGACGGTGAAGGATGTGCACAGAAACCGAAGGCCGATTGTGTGACTATTAATCTAATCGATAAAAGGTGTAAATACCTATTGCGAAAAGTAAAAGTGGTTTATCAAGGAAGTTGGGGAATAAATGGTTGCTCTTAATACTTTTTAAACTATTAGCTAACATTTAATCGCGACGTCGATTAAGTGACGTCTTTTGATGAGCTCTCTCGTTTATAGGATGTCATATTATGTACatgtaaataaatagtattttcAAGGCAGGTGCTAAAAAGTGATTAAGATAAGAGGATGGAAATAGGTGAGAAATAACATTCTACAGGTTATTTCTTGGCTTTAACAACTCAAATACACTCTGTTTATTCGATTTTAATGTACCATCCAAACGACTCGAGGCACAGACGAGTGTGCCATATACCAAATTAGTTTCCTATCGATTTATGGCAGCAGCTTAAAGCCAGATTAACGCGACGACTAGAGTTAAATGTTTGGCAATCATAAAGCGAAATATGATTTTAATTGGCAG contains these protein-coding regions:
- the LOC6525279 gene encoding palmitoyl-protein thioesterase 1 isoform X1, encoding MICLFPSSRIVCLLCWLFLILALVLGYIWWKPTKGGTNADVLPVVLWHGMGDTCCVPFSLGSIMSLIVEQTKGGYVRSLEIGGNVVLDWESGFFIHPNEQVEYVCQQLQLDERLAKGYNAIGFSQGGQFLRAVAQRCPNPPMRTLITLGGQHQGIFGLPMCPTLTIRSCDYITRLLDDAAYTPEVQSKLVQATYWHDPIMENKYRLGSTFLADINNELIINEFYIENLRKLKKFVMVQFLNDTIVQPKESQWFQYYTSGQNKVIQPFTESKVYEDLGLNKMHRQGKLVFLGVEGDHLAISKAWFIQNIVPLLLEK
- the LOC6525279 gene encoding palmitoyl-protein thioesterase 1 isoform X2; protein product: MICLFPSSRIVCLLCWLFLILALVLGYIWWKPTKGGTNADVLPVVLWHGMGDTCCVPFSLGSIMSLIVEQTKGGYVRSLEIGGNVVLDWESGFFIHPNEQVEYVCQQLQLDERLAKGYNAIGFSQGGQFLRAVAQRCPNPPMRTLITLGGQHQGIFGLPMCPTLTIRSCDYITRLLDDAAYTPEVQSKLVQATYWHDPIMENKYRLGSTFLADINNELIINEFYIENLRKLKKFVMVQFLNDTIVQPKESQWFQYYTSGQNKVIQPFTESKVYEDTFSYSWD
- the LOC6525280 gene encoding carbonic anhydrase 2: MPVQSPIEISNRAIEHIDDVDPLEYHGHWEPVGVARVQNTGTSAMVTFSKRKQQPYIIGGALEQDMYVFEQLHFHWSDCDESGCEHTLEGMKYSMEAHAVHYNSKYKDFAEAKNKPDGLAVVAFFIQACGEKDCPEFKKITEGIRIVQKIHTSASLDSDCLSWIGLQELSKHYYTYKGSLTTAPYFESVTWIIYRTPIYVSRGQVQVFRNLQSCPKDESKKIVNNYREIQRPHKDPEIFFARNTNPKSKL